The window TGCAATGCACCATGAACTTGATTCTTTTAAGTTGAGCTGAGATTGTGCAGAATCTGTTAAAAATCACCTGTTTTCTCCCAACAGGAACATGGGAAATGCATTTCCACGTTGGAAGGGATGGGTTTCCGGGCTGGACAAGGTTTGATTGAGAGGTTAGTGACTGACATGTCTCAGAGACTTGCTGATATTGCATTGCAGTGCGGTAGAGTCAATTACATTGAACAATGGCATGTGAAAGGACCTAGTGGAACCATCGTGTCTCCGTGCTGTACAGTGCACTTTGATCAGACCTGGATCGGATTTATTTATGCAAAGCATTTCAGTGTTGTTCTGACACTTCTcttcctgcagtactatgatccaggcAGTGTTCAGTCTCAcataaaccactgtgtcactgaCCTTGATATTATAAGTGTATCATTGCAAAGAATGGGCAGAACATCATAAGTGAGATTTATCTTTCACGTCTGTTTCTACTAATTTTATTTTGTGATGAACATGATTCATAGCTTGTGGCCTGAGCGACACCATTTTGTGGAGTGCTATTGGATGGtcagtcagagagggtcagggttCCTGCTTCCGgtgtgtaaaggcctgctcgggtataaaattaaaacttgaCCCAGGCCCATCCCGACCACAGCCAACtggagcccgagtcctttaattttttttcatgcctgACCCGAATATCGCAATGAATTTAATAATATCAAACAGGTTATTTAATGTATTTATTTATAAAACACGAAGCCAGTATAGTCCAGCCTGCCCCGACCACGAATGCTGGGCACAGAATATAGACCTGACCCCACCCGAAGTTGACACGTAGTCGGGTGTAGTTGGGTTTGgggtgggtagccaggctttaccggtGTGTGTTATTCTGTACAAGTTGGTATTGCCTGCTTCCCTTTCGTCTTCCTCGTATGCTACCTCCAAACCTACTCAGTACATTCCATGGGGAATCCCTTTGGATTATAGACAGCAAGCACTACCAATGTGAGTATTGATGGTCCAGAGAATAACTGTGGCCAGAACCTGAATCATAATGCCTCCAGATAGAAACCATTCTGCATTAACTGAGCGATCAGCTGGATTATCCAGTGAATGACTAAGCCATCGGagcagaaagatcccaggctcTGTACTGAATCAGCTGATCTCAGCTGCAGAGCTACAATTGAACACTCTGTAATTAGCAATAAACTACTCAGAATTGGTGTTGCTTCAGACCTGTGTGGCAGGACCTCTGCAACATGATTAAACCGTTCTCTGTcacctgtaaacttcagctcattcaaacctctgctgcccatatcctaacttacaccaagttccattcactcaTCAACCCTCATTCTGCTCGCtgttctacattggctcccaatctggcaacaccttgattttaaaattctcatccttgttttcaaatctctccattacctcatcccttcctatctctgtaatctgccccagcccaacaaccctcagatctctgcgttcctcaaattatggcctcctgtgcatctcccccattttaattgctccaccattggccgcCATGTCTCCAGTTGCCTGGGCCTTAAGCAGtggaattcccttccgaaacctctccaactctcttccCTTAAGATCCTCCTGAAAACCcaccttcaaccaagcttttggtcacacgtCTTAATAAGTCCCTATGTGATTGGTGGGAAATTGTGTCTGATATCACTCCTGTGAAGAATcttaggatattttactatgttaaaggcaccatatcaATGCAGGTGGTGGTTGTTGTAGGTTTACCAAAGAGACACCATCCTTCAAAGATGAGCTGGACGTTATGAAATTTATCTGTAAGGAATTCTGGACCAACCTCTTCTGGAAACAGATTGACAACCTACGAACAAACCATCAGGTGAGTGAGCCTCACATAGACTGCTAGTCAGAGATTAGCTGGGTAGGGCAAGGTTATAAAGAGGGAGTTGAGCTTTAGTGGGGAGCAGTTGATAATGGGGGGAGAGTCTCGCCCCCATTGGGGAGTGAGTAGTAGTTTATAAAGAGCAGGGTTTTGTCCTTTGAGGAGTGAGGGGCTTTCTAAACagaagggggagggaatggggaggaaTGAGGGGTTAATTAACAAAGGCCTCTATTGGGCAGAGTGCAGCTCTGATGCCTTGCCGGATGGTTGATTGATGCTTTTTGTTTTTCTCAGGGAACGTACGTGCTCCAGGACAATCGCTTCCGGCTCCTCACTCCGATCTCTAGTGGGAAGCAGTACTTGGAGGAGGCACCAAAGGTATCTGCCCCTTTTTTATGAAATGTCTGGTTACAGTAAAAGTGCTATAATAATGCAAATATTGTCACTGTGCCAAATGTCCCTCTGCCACCCTCCATGTGTCACAGACCACAGTGACACACAATATGATCTGAAAAGGATAAAGCAAATTGGCCTTTGATCTGATGCCTGATGTTTACAATTGGTTTACTGGTCTTTAATTATGAATATCCCCTCGTCTATCACCCACTCTTTGATGCTGGGCTGGAGGAATTTGCCAGGGCAGGGAGGGGCAGCCAGTGGAGACCATCCCACTCTCTGATCACTGATTGCCCCTCTCACTCACCCATGGCCTCATTCTCCCTGCCTTAGCAACTTCCTCCAGCCCGGCATTATTGCCCACGCACTCCGAGATATCCACTGTAGTTGCATCCatctcaccctctcaccatctcactgTATACACTCCAGTAGGCACTCCTAACCTGCCTTTCTTTGCCTTGCTCCCTCTGGTTACCTCCATCTCGCCGCTCTGCATCTGTGCTCCCCACTGTTAAGTGCGTTGCGAGAGTTATTGGctgtgtataaatgcaagttgttgctggaaGAAAATTTGGTTTTGTTTAGAATTAGATGCTGATTGGCCCCAATTTCAGCAATTCtgatccagaacttgagcacaaaatctggactGAAACTcaggtggagtactgagggagcactacactgtcagaggaggAGTACTGTgatagtgctgccctgttggagggacactactgagggactgctgccctgttggaggaggACTACTGTGATAGCGCTGCATTGCTGGAGAGACAGTAAAGGCctgtgacccgacccgaacccgacgggacccgatgacgtgtcaggccgctcttccgggtccaggtCGGACGCACGCAGCAGTTAATAatttacctgagctgcgagtccgggacatcaagcagggaaactctgagtctgtgcagtgagcgtgtgagcatctctatgatgtcatcaggcTCATATTGCAGCTTCGGGCAGATTGGGTTGgatggtaagtaaagggaacattgcagTGGGCGGGTCGGAATCGGGGAAAATGGAGAGAATCGGGACGGTTCGGGCTGAGGTCCCATGTGGTTCcgtcgggttggggttggggttttttttgtgacttgagcaggctttaagggagtgctgccctgtcagaggaggTGTACTGTGATAGCACTGcattgttggagtgtcagtactgagggagtgctgccctgttggagggacaggactgagggagggcggctctgttggaaggtcagtactgagggagtggagcactgtcggagggtcagtactgagggagtgctgctctgtcagagcagCAGTACTGTGACagcgctgcacttttggagggacagtactgagggagtactgtgattgcactgttggtgggtcagtattgagggagtgctgcactgttggagggacagtactgagggagtgctgcactgttggagggacagtactgagggagtgctgcactgttggagggacagtactgagggagtgctgcactgttggagggacagtactgagggagtgctgctctgttggaggttcagtactgagggagtgctgctctgttggaggttcagtactgagggagtgctgcactgttggagggacagtactgagggagtgctgctctgttggaagtTCAGTATGAGGTGTCGGCAACAtgtccgtggtaaaagattttTAGATCTGTGACTAGTAATTTCTGGGAcgtgaaatttcccattggcttcttcaaactggctttttaaaaacattgcaagTGTCATtttcatagctgacaggtgctCAGAACAGGAACAGcgcttctgaacttcggacagatttggagttttctggcgggttccaatttttttttaaagtccactgGAAAACCCGAATCTGtcagaagttcagaaactgctgtccctgctctcagcaacggtcagggagaggggaaagggagagagagagggtgagagggagatggggggagagagatggatacagagagagagagcatgagtaaGACAGGAGGGAAAGAGATCAAGACCACTccggacagatggacatctatctgggttctccgcatcgctacattaagtgagtgagcagacattgactacttgttcaagcaaaaacaatgccaggtatctcactaaatagggagaaatgcatttttaattggactgtgttttgatggcattaggttagctacacactttatatacagatt of the Heterodontus francisci isolate sHetFra1 chromosome 40, sHetFra1.hap1, whole genome shotgun sequence genome contains:
- the LOC137352975 gene encoding trafficking protein particle complex subunit 6b-like — its product is MGDAVLFELLHLEIVAQVYKQPEAGDTEHGKCISTLEGMGFRAGQGLIERFTKETPSFKDELDVMKFICKEFWTNLFWKQIDNLRTNHQGTYVLQDNRFRLLTPISSGKQYLEEAPKFLAFTCGMVRGALSNLGIDSTVTAEVSLMPACKFHIVMQKP